In Ochrobactrum vermis, the following proteins share a genomic window:
- a CDS encoding c-type cytochrome yields MNSTRTNKFIMAFLATVFVVMTTGILSDSLFHSPAPEKPGFAIEAAEASTGEGGAAPAKEEVSIATLLQTADPARGETVFKRCAACHTGEKGGANKVGPHLWDVVNRPAASVEGFGYSAAMKEFGAGGNKWDFEHLNKFLTSPKGFIKGTAMGFAGDKKDNERADLIAYLRTLSDNPAPLPTADAAPAAGGDAKPAEGNAPAGEKPAEGAPAGGEQKPAEPAPAN; encoded by the coding sequence ATGAATTCAACCCGGACTAACAAGTTTATCATGGCTTTTCTGGCAACGGTTTTCGTTGTCATGACGACAGGCATCCTGTCCGATTCGCTGTTTCACTCGCCTGCGCCTGAAAAGCCGGGCTTCGCCATCGAAGCTGCAGAAGCCTCGACCGGTGAAGGGGGAGCTGCACCGGCCAAGGAAGAAGTTTCCATTGCGACGTTGCTGCAGACTGCCGATCCGGCACGCGGTGAAACCGTCTTCAAGCGTTGCGCTGCATGCCATACCGGTGAAAAGGGTGGCGCCAACAAGGTTGGTCCGCATCTGTGGGATGTCGTGAACCGTCCGGCTGCCTCCGTTGAAGGTTTCGGCTATTCGGCTGCCATGAAGGAATTCGGCGCTGGCGGCAACAAGTGGGATTTTGAACATCTCAACAAGTTCCTGACCTCGCCGAAGGGCTTCATCAAGGGCACCGCCATGGGCTTTGCCGGTGACAAGAAGGACAATGAGCGCGCTGATCTGATCGCTTATCTGCGCACGCTGTCCGACAATCCGGCTCCGCTGCCGACCGCTGATGCGGCACCTGCAGCAGGCGGCGATGCAAAGCCAGCCGAAGGCAACGCACCGGCAGGTGAAAAGCCGGCGGAAGGTGCACCGGCAGGCGGCGAACAGAAGCCTGCCGAACCGGCGCCTGCCAATTAA
- a CDS encoding 3-deoxy-manno-octulosonate cytidylyltransferase, whose product MLQTLKTLTLIPARMASTRLPNKPLADICGKPMIVHVADRAAAAKLGRTVVATDSEEIFSVVTAHGHEAIMTREDHESGSDRIYEALMKVDPAGEFDAVVNVQGDLPTIDPDIIRRALLPLEDGPADIATLGVEIEEESEKTNPSVVKIVGSPLAGNSRLRALYFTRATAPYGDGPLYHHIGLYAYRRSALERFVKLGPSPLEKREKLEQLRALEAGMRIDVELVKTVPLGVDTRVDLDRARILVAQGI is encoded by the coding sequence ATGCTTCAGACATTAAAGACACTTACTCTTATCCCGGCGCGCATGGCGTCCACGCGGCTGCCGAACAAGCCGCTCGCCGATATTTGCGGCAAGCCGATGATCGTCCATGTGGCTGATCGTGCAGCGGCTGCAAAGCTGGGCCGGACCGTGGTCGCAACCGACAGCGAAGAGATTTTTTCAGTTGTTACCGCGCATGGCCACGAAGCCATCATGACGCGAGAAGATCATGAATCCGGTTCCGACCGCATCTATGAAGCGCTGATGAAAGTCGATCCGGCGGGCGAATTCGATGCCGTGGTGAATGTTCAGGGCGACCTGCCGACTATCGATCCCGATATCATCCGCCGCGCGCTTCTGCCGCTCGAAGACGGGCCTGCCGACATCGCGACGCTCGGCGTCGAAATCGAGGAAGAATCGGAAAAGACCAATCCCAGCGTGGTGAAGATCGTCGGTTCGCCGCTTGCCGGTAACAGCCGCCTGCGCGCGCTTTATTTCACCCGTGCAACCGCGCCCTATGGCGACGGTCCGCTTTATCACCATATCGGCCTTTACGCCTATCGCCGCTCGGCACTGGAACGCTTTGTGAAGCTTGGGCCATCGCCTTTGGAAAAGCGTGAAAAACTCGAACAATTGCGGGCCCTCGAAGCCGGAATGCGCATCGATGTGGAGCTTGTAAAGACAGTGCCGCTCGGTGTCGACACGCGGGTCGATCTTGACCGGGCGCGCATTCTTGTAGCACAGGGTATCTGA